The genomic stretch CGCTGATTGTAGAAGATCCTTCAGCTGTTCCCCTTACCAAGCAATATTATTCCATCAGCGAAGTTGCTGACATGTTCCAGACAAGTACATCCCAGATTCGCTTCTGGGAAAAAGAATTTGATATTCTTCAGCCTAAAAAAAACCGCAAAGGTGATCGTTTGTTCAGGCCTGAGGATATTGAGCATCTGCGATTGATTTATTATCTCATCCGAGAAAGAAAATATACGGTTGAAGGTGCCAGGCAAAAACTGAAAGAAGAAATGAAAACTACCCGATCGCGTTTTGAACTGATTCAAACCCTTCAGCGCATCAAACAATTTTTAATTCAACTGAAAGAACAGATATGAGACCATCCTTTTTCATGTGTTTGTTTCTGATGATAAGCATGCAGTTGCCTGCCCAGAAGCAATCTCCGAAAGTGCTTACCGGACCCGTAAATGAATCCATGCTTGCCAATGATCCCGCATTTCCGTGGTTTTATCAGGGAGTGAATGCGTATCAGCCCGATTCTTTGTCGCTGGCGCTTATCCGCGAACAAAAAGATTTGTTTCAGGTTGTGGCTTTTATTGGGACGTGGGATAGCGTAACCATGCGGGTTTTGCCTGCATTTTTCAAAACAATGATTTTAACGGGTTACCCCCTGAATCAGCTGACCATTTATGGCTTGGATGAAAAACTCAATGGTGCAGAGCGATGGAAAAAGAAGTATGCAGTGCAGACCGTTCCCACATTTGTAATCCTGAAAGGTAAGCAAACGCTTGGCGTATTGGCACCTCCTTTCACACAACCGATAGAAGTTTCATTGGCACATCTGCTGCAACCACCTGCAGAATAGAATTCTTTTGTATTAAATTTTTCTGTTGTTTCAGGCAATGCGTTGGGAGCGGGA from Thermoflavifilum aggregans encodes the following:
- a CDS encoding MerR family transcriptional regulator gives rise to the protein MEEKHDTAVGKKTSSTRGRKPVADITAPPLIVEDPSAVPLTKQYYSISEVADMFQTSTSQIRFWEKEFDILQPKKNRKGDRLFRPEDIEHLRLIYYLIRERKYTVEGARQKLKEEMKTTRSRFELIQTLQRIKQFLIQLKEQI